The following proteins are encoded in a genomic region of Saccharopolyspora antimicrobica:
- a CDS encoding MDR family MFS transporter: MKTWRLIRSFPPAVQLLLVNQFGVNTGFYLLVPFLAGYLGHELGLSAALIGVVLGVRNLSQQGLFLLGGSASDRLGARGVIIAGCALRTVGFGLFAFGTSPPALLIASVLSGLAGALFNPAVRAYIAQEAGERRAEAFSLFNVFANTGMLLGPLLGSALMLVGFRLSAIAAAVVFALLTLAQLAVLPPRRVERPSTSVFADWHRALTDRRFLAFTGALTGMFALQNQLYLVLPMHAERFTGSPAAVSMIFLVSTAASLALQVRITTRAKERWSQGRCIATGLAVMGAGFAVTAVAATVIPPGPSAGPVGTALRLAPVLITAFALALGVMLAQPFVYELIPSFGGDRLSGTYFGVFYLVSGVTAAGGNALLGWMSDLAGNRWPWLPSLLCVLIGTGSALAVALLDRRRGITPGHGGADETRCSPRMSARSS, encoded by the coding sequence GTGAAGACCTGGCGCCTGATCCGAAGTTTCCCGCCGGCCGTGCAGCTCCTGCTGGTCAACCAGTTCGGCGTGAACACCGGCTTCTACCTGCTGGTCCCGTTCCTGGCCGGCTACCTGGGCCACGAGCTGGGCCTCTCCGCCGCGCTGATCGGCGTGGTCCTGGGGGTGCGCAACCTCAGCCAGCAGGGCCTGTTCCTGCTCGGCGGCTCCGCGTCCGACCGGCTCGGCGCCCGCGGCGTGATCATCGCCGGGTGCGCACTGCGCACCGTCGGCTTCGGCCTGTTCGCCTTCGGCACATCGCCGCCCGCGCTGCTGATCGCCTCGGTGCTCAGCGGTCTGGCAGGAGCCCTGTTCAACCCAGCGGTCCGCGCCTACATCGCGCAGGAGGCCGGGGAGCGCAGGGCCGAGGCGTTCTCGCTCTTCAACGTCTTCGCCAACACCGGCATGCTGCTCGGCCCCCTGCTGGGCAGCGCGCTGATGCTGGTGGGCTTCCGGCTGTCGGCGATCGCGGCAGCGGTCGTCTTCGCGCTGCTGACCCTCGCGCAGCTCGCGGTGCTGCCGCCGCGGCGGGTCGAGCGTCCGTCGACCTCGGTGTTCGCCGACTGGCACCGGGCGCTGACCGATCGCCGGTTCCTGGCCTTCACCGGCGCGCTGACCGGCATGTTCGCCCTGCAGAACCAGCTCTACCTGGTGCTGCCGATGCACGCCGAGCGCTTCACCGGTTCCCCCGCCGCCGTGTCGATGATCTTCCTGGTCTCCACCGCGGCGAGCCTGGCGCTGCAGGTCCGGATCACCACGCGCGCCAAGGAGCGCTGGAGCCAGGGCCGGTGCATCGCAACAGGGCTGGCGGTGATGGGCGCCGGTTTCGCGGTCACCGCGGTGGCCGCGACCGTCATCCCGCCAGGGCCGTCCGCCGGTCCGGTCGGGACCGCACTGCGCCTCGCACCGGTGCTGATCACGGCGTTCGCGCTGGCGCTGGGCGTGATGCTGGCCCAGCCGTTCGTCTACGAGCTCATCCCGTCCTTCGGCGGGGACCGGCTCTCGGGCACCTACTTCGGCGTCTTCTACCTCGTCTCGGGGGTCACTGCCGCGGGCGGCAACGCCCTCCTCGGCTGGATGAGCGACCTGGCGGGCAACCGGTGGCCATGGCTGCCATCGCTGCTGTGCGTCCTCATCGGAACCGGCTCCGCACTCGCCGTCGCACTCCTCGACCGACGCCGCGGCATCACCCCCGGACACGGCGGAGCAGACGAAACCCGTTGCAGCCCAAGGATGTCTGCCCGTTCTTCCTGA
- a CDS encoding ABC transporter substrate-binding protein has translation MRPELRLPALSRRGFLGLTAAAALAGCAAPGSTSAGGPPRPGGRLRAAFSGGGAAEVLDPQDSDLYVEIARAKALFDKLADFGSDMSPVPRLAERWEPSAELTTWRITLRQAAFHDGRPLRAADVLASYARITEPGSSRRAKSTLSVIDLPNSREIDDRTVEFRLQRPYGEFPNALAALGAYILPGGTADFDRPIGTGPFRFASFEPGRTFLAVRNPDHWDGAPLLDELEIVVTNDEAARVNALLGGQVEYAHDLTPTSARTYESSGQVQVHRLPLSNFHGLAMKVDRPPFDRPELRQALFHLVDREELVRSVFQGSGQVCNDVYGKGYRYYADALPQRRQDLDRARALVRQAGAEGMTIGFDTSDASTGLKEAALAISDQAKEIGLHLEVRLGNKDTYWSDIAGNGVLAGYRSGGMPLESHFSQRLLTTSTTNNTRWRRPEFDARYHEAQSTTDEARRAELYREMQETLFHEGGFLWWGVSDWIVASAPGVHGIDDRAPANTLDWARFDKVWLA, from the coding sequence ATGCGACCTGAATTACGCCTGCCCGCGCTGAGCCGCCGCGGGTTCTTGGGCCTCACCGCCGCTGCCGCGCTGGCCGGTTGCGCGGCACCGGGCAGCACGTCCGCAGGCGGGCCCCCGCGTCCTGGCGGCCGGCTGCGGGCGGCGTTCTCCGGTGGCGGAGCGGCCGAGGTGCTCGACCCGCAGGATTCCGACCTCTACGTCGAGATCGCGCGCGCCAAGGCGCTGTTCGACAAGCTCGCCGACTTCGGTTCGGACATGTCCCCGGTCCCCAGGCTGGCCGAGCGCTGGGAGCCGAGCGCGGAGCTGACGACCTGGCGGATCACCTTGCGGCAGGCGGCCTTCCACGACGGCCGACCGCTGCGTGCGGCCGACGTGCTGGCCAGCTACGCGCGCATCACCGAACCCGGCAGCAGTCGTCGCGCCAAGTCGACGCTGTCGGTGATCGACCTGCCCAACAGCCGCGAGATCGATGACCGCACCGTCGAATTCCGGTTGCAGCGGCCCTACGGGGAGTTCCCCAACGCGCTGGCCGCGCTCGGCGCCTACATCCTGCCCGGGGGCACCGCGGACTTCGACCGGCCGATCGGCACCGGCCCGTTCCGGTTCGCCTCCTTCGAACCGGGCCGCACGTTCCTGGCCGTGCGCAACCCCGACCACTGGGACGGCGCGCCGCTGCTCGACGAGCTGGAGATCGTGGTCACCAACGACGAGGCCGCGCGGGTCAACGCACTGCTGGGCGGGCAGGTCGAGTACGCCCACGACCTGACCCCCACCAGCGCGCGCACCTACGAGTCCAGCGGGCAGGTCCAGGTGCACCGGCTGCCGCTGAGCAACTTCCACGGGCTGGCGATGAAGGTCGACCGCCCGCCGTTCGACCGCCCCGAGCTGCGCCAGGCGCTGTTCCACCTCGTCGACCGGGAGGAGCTGGTCCGCTCGGTGTTCCAGGGTTCGGGCCAGGTCTGCAACGACGTCTACGGCAAGGGCTACCGGTACTACGCCGACGCGCTGCCGCAGCGGCGCCAGGACCTGGACCGGGCGCGAGCGCTGGTCCGCCAGGCCGGTGCGGAGGGGATGACCATCGGCTTCGACACCTCCGATGCCTCGACCGGGTTGAAGGAGGCGGCACTGGCCATCAGCGACCAGGCGAAGGAGATCGGCCTGCACCTGGAGGTCCGGCTCGGCAACAAGGACACCTACTGGTCGGACATCGCAGGCAACGGCGTGCTCGCCGGCTACCGCTCCGGTGGCATGCCGCTGGAGTCCCACTTCTCCCAGCGCTTGCTGACCACGTCGACCACCAACAACACCAGGTGGCGGCGGCCGGAGTTCGACGCCCGCTACCACGAGGCGCAGTCCACCACGGACGAGGCGCGCCGCGCCGAGCTCTACCGCGAGATGCAGGAAACCCTGTTCCACGAGGGAGGATTCCTGTGGTGGGGCGTGTCGGACTGGATCGTGGCCTCCGCCCCGGGCGTGCACGGCATCGACGACCGCGCCCCGGCCAACACCCTCGACTGGGCTCGTTTCGACAAGGTGTGGCTGGCGTGA
- a CDS encoding ABC transporter permease, which produces MTIPRYLARRVLLGAVQTLLVVVGVFALTEALPGDAAVMIAGDNPDPAIIAALRERLGLDEPAWQRLGEWLVAALHGDLGRSLVGPRSVVDIIASAAGPTLLLAALTLALLVPLSVGLGVLSARREGSRLDRLVTGTTLSLYSAPEFAMGVLVVTVFAVQLRWFPPTAVGTSLLSNPAVLVLPVFVLLLRPICSLSRLIRAGMIDAQRSGYVHHVRRLGLSPVRVHFAHALPNAAAPAIQQLARTTDWLIGGVIVVEAIFVVPGLGTTLAEAVAARDLPVIQGLAVVFATATVLVNLAADIAARVLSPTAEVGR; this is translated from the coding sequence GTGACGATCCCGCGCTACCTGGCGCGCCGGGTGCTCCTCGGCGCGGTCCAGACCCTGCTGGTCGTGGTCGGGGTGTTCGCCCTGACCGAGGCACTGCCGGGCGACGCGGCCGTGATGATCGCCGGCGACAACCCCGATCCGGCGATCATCGCGGCCCTGCGGGAGCGGCTCGGCCTCGACGAGCCCGCGTGGCAACGGCTCGGCGAGTGGCTGGTCGCGGCGCTGCACGGTGATCTCGGCCGGTCGCTGGTGGGCCCGCGGTCGGTGGTGGACATCATCGCCTCCGCCGCGGGCCCGACGCTGCTGCTGGCCGCGCTGACGCTCGCCCTGCTCGTCCCGCTGTCGGTCGGGCTCGGGGTGCTGTCCGCGCGGCGGGAGGGCAGCCGCCTGGACCGCCTGGTCACCGGGACCACGCTCAGCCTGTACTCGGCACCCGAGTTCGCGATGGGCGTCCTCGTCGTGACCGTGTTCGCCGTGCAGCTGCGGTGGTTCCCGCCCACAGCCGTCGGCACGTCGTTGCTGAGCAACCCGGCCGTGCTCGTGCTGCCCGTCTTCGTGCTGCTGCTCCGCCCGATCTGCTCGCTGAGCCGGCTGATCCGCGCGGGAATGATCGACGCGCAGCGCTCCGGCTACGTGCACCACGTGCGCCGCTTGGGCCTCTCACCGGTGCGCGTGCACTTCGCCCACGCGCTGCCCAACGCCGCGGCACCGGCGATCCAGCAGCTCGCGCGCACCACCGACTGGCTCATCGGCGGGGTGATCGTCGTCGAAGCCATCTTCGTCGTGCCTGGTCTGGGCACCACGCTGGCGGAGGCGGTCGCCGCGCGCGATCTCCCGGTGATCCAGGGCCTGGCGGTGGTCTTCGCCACGGCGACGGTGCTGGTCAACCTGGCCGCCGACATAGCCGCACGGGTGCTCTCCCCCACCGCGGAGGTGGGCCGATGA
- a CDS encoding ABC transporter permease — MSAVRNYAVPGALVAIPLLLAVVGPLAASPDTTKDVAFLLGGGHWFGTDFVGRDVWNEVLLGGRSLVLTAVTATACTYALAVPLGLIAGMTGSRALDEAIMRPLDLLLAVPSMLMLLLLASVAPGVPWVLIGVVTLINLPDVVRISRAAALSLSSRPAVEAMRLQGESRIRIGAHYVARAMRRTLAADLGTRFTGAIYLVASASFLGVGVSPQTSDWAAMVDRNRAGLFIQPWAVVLPALLVVALSIGVNLAFDRWLRDHDLRSTFLETR, encoded by the coding sequence ATGAGCGCTGTTCGCAACTACGCGGTCCCGGGAGCGCTCGTCGCGATCCCGCTGCTGCTCGCGGTTGTGGGGCCGCTGGCGGCCTCTCCCGACACCACCAAGGACGTGGCCTTCCTGCTCGGCGGCGGGCACTGGTTCGGCACCGACTTCGTCGGCCGCGATGTCTGGAACGAAGTGCTGCTGGGCGGCCGGTCCCTGGTGCTGACCGCGGTCACCGCCACCGCCTGCACCTATGCGCTGGCGGTGCCGTTGGGCCTGATCGCGGGCATGACCGGCAGCCGGGCGCTCGACGAGGCGATCATGCGACCGCTCGACCTGCTGCTGGCCGTCCCGTCGATGCTGATGCTCCTGCTGCTGGCCTCCGTCGCACCCGGCGTGCCGTGGGTGCTGATCGGTGTCGTGACGTTGATCAACCTGCCCGACGTGGTGCGCATCAGCCGCGCGGCCGCGCTCTCGCTGTCGTCCCGGCCGGCGGTCGAGGCGATGCGCTTGCAAGGCGAGAGCCGGATCCGCATCGGCGCGCACTACGTGGCGCGGGCGATGCGCCGCACGCTGGCCGCCGACCTGGGCACCCGGTTCACCGGCGCGATCTACCTGGTCGCCTCGGCGAGCTTCCTGGGCGTCGGGGTCTCCCCGCAGACCAGCGACTGGGCGGCCATGGTCGACCGCAACCGGGCCGGCCTGTTCATCCAGCCCTGGGCCGTGGTGCTGCCCGCGCTGCTGGTCGTCGCGCTGTCCATCGGCGTGAACCTGGCCTTCGACCGGTGGCTGCGCGACCACGACCTCCGTTCGACCTTCTTGGAGACCCGGTGA